From a single Entelurus aequoreus isolate RoL-2023_Sb linkage group LG12, RoL_Eaeq_v1.1, whole genome shotgun sequence genomic region:
- the ankrd16 gene encoding ankyrin repeat domain-containing protein 16 isoform X1 codes for MDQDAVRLLVKVTQEGDFSQLLKLFQSCGPSACQLVHLGRSGDSLLHHAARHGRLDFLHFLIGDVGMELEVCNLDYKRPLHEAASMGHTACVSYLLRRGARVDCLKKADWTPLMMACTRRNLDLIQELIQHSADPLLKNKDGWNAFHIACREGDPGVVRYLLTAAPDVWRTESKTRRTPLHTAAMHGCEEVVQILLERCGYTPDAKDSCGVTPFMDAARNGHVSVARLLLAKHQASPTAADTLGAQTVHHVAVTGQEEALHFLVRELNVDVNQRATGMQLTALHYAAKEGHVSTIKTLLDLGANIHAQDKKRRTALHMASIGQHADAVRTLLQLGLDDSQDASGITARQHAKKPHIMHLFD; via the exons ATGGACCAAGACGCTGTCAGACTGCTGGTGAAAGTCACCCAGGAAGGAGACTTTAGTCAGCTGCTAAAACTCTTCCAGTCCTGCGGTCCCTCTGCGTGTCAGCTGGTCCATTTGGGCCGGTCCGGGGACTCTCTTCTGCACCACGCCGCCAGACATGGCCGTCTGGACTTCTTACACTTCCTCATCGGAGACGTCGGCATGGAGCTGGAAGTCTGCAACCTGGACTACAAGAGACCCCTGCACGAAGCTGCGTCCATGGGCCACACTGCCTGTGTCTCCTATCTGCTGAGGCGTGGAGCCCGCGTGGACTGCTTGAAGAAGGCCGATTG GACACCGTTGATGATGGCTTGCACCCGCAGGAACCTCGACTTGATCCAGGAGCTGATCCAGCACTCTGCAGACCCTCTCCTGAAGAACAAAGATGGCTGGAATGCCTTCCACATTGCCTGCAGGGAGGGTGATCCCGGCGTGGTGCGCTATCTTCTTACCGCCGCTCCAGATGTGTGGAGAACGGAGAGCAAGACGCGCAGGACGCCGCTGCACACGGCCG CCATGCATGGCTGTGAGGAAGTTGTTCAAATCTTACTTGAAAG ATGTGGCTACACGCCGGACGCCAAGGACAGCTGTGGAGTCACTCCTTTCATGGACGCTGCAAGGAACGGACACGTCTCAGTGGCCAGGCTTCTCCTGGCCAAACACCAG GCGTCTCCAACTGCAGCTGACACGCTTGGAGCTCAGACGGTGCACCACGTGGCTGTCACTGGCCAGGAGGAGGCGTTGCACTTCCTGGTAAGGGAGCTCAATGTGGACGTGAACCAGAGGGCGACTGGAATGCAGCTGACTGCCTTGCACTATGCCGCCAAG gaaggccatgtTTCCACCATAAAGACCCTGCTGGATTTGGGCGCCAATATTCATGCTCAGGACAAGAAGAGAAGAACCG CTCTCCACATGGCTTCCATCGGTCAGCATGCAGATGCTGTCAGGACTTTGCTGCAGCTCGGATTGGACGATTCCCAGGATGCATCTGGGATTACAGCACGACAGCATGCCAAAAAACCCCACATAATGCACCTTTTTGACTGA
- the ankrd16 gene encoding ankyrin repeat domain-containing protein 16 isoform X2: protein MDQDAVRLLVKVTQEGDFSQLLKLFQSCGPSACQLVHLGRSGDSLLHHAARHGRLDFLHFLIGDVGMELEVCNLDYKRPLHEAASMGHTACVSYLLRRGARVDCLKKADWNLDLIQELIQHSADPLLKNKDGWNAFHIACREGDPGVVRYLLTAAPDVWRTESKTRRTPLHTAAMHGCEEVVQILLERCGYTPDAKDSCGVTPFMDAARNGHVSVARLLLAKHQASPTAADTLGAQTVHHVAVTGQEEALHFLVRELNVDVNQRATGMQLTALHYAAKEGHVSTIKTLLDLGANIHAQDKKRRTALHMASIGQHADAVRTLLQLGLDDSQDASGITARQHAKKPHIMHLFD, encoded by the exons ATGGACCAAGACGCTGTCAGACTGCTGGTGAAAGTCACCCAGGAAGGAGACTTTAGTCAGCTGCTAAAACTCTTCCAGTCCTGCGGTCCCTCTGCGTGTCAGCTGGTCCATTTGGGCCGGTCCGGGGACTCTCTTCTGCACCACGCCGCCAGACATGGCCGTCTGGACTTCTTACACTTCCTCATCGGAGACGTCGGCATGGAGCTGGAAGTCTGCAACCTGGACTACAAGAGACCCCTGCACGAAGCTGCGTCCATGGGCCACACTGCCTGTGTCTCCTATCTGCTGAGGCGTGGAGCCCGCGTGGACTGCTTGAAGAAGGCCGATTG GAACCTCGACTTGATCCAGGAGCTGATCCAGCACTCTGCAGACCCTCTCCTGAAGAACAAAGATGGCTGGAATGCCTTCCACATTGCCTGCAGGGAGGGTGATCCCGGCGTGGTGCGCTATCTTCTTACCGCCGCTCCAGATGTGTGGAGAACGGAGAGCAAGACGCGCAGGACGCCGCTGCACACGGCCG CCATGCATGGCTGTGAGGAAGTTGTTCAAATCTTACTTGAAAG ATGTGGCTACACGCCGGACGCCAAGGACAGCTGTGGAGTCACTCCTTTCATGGACGCTGCAAGGAACGGACACGTCTCAGTGGCCAGGCTTCTCCTGGCCAAACACCAG GCGTCTCCAACTGCAGCTGACACGCTTGGAGCTCAGACGGTGCACCACGTGGCTGTCACTGGCCAGGAGGAGGCGTTGCACTTCCTGGTAAGGGAGCTCAATGTGGACGTGAACCAGAGGGCGACTGGAATGCAGCTGACTGCCTTGCACTATGCCGCCAAG gaaggccatgtTTCCACCATAAAGACCCTGCTGGATTTGGGCGCCAATATTCATGCTCAGGACAAGAAGAGAAGAACCG CTCTCCACATGGCTTCCATCGGTCAGCATGCAGATGCTGTCAGGACTTTGCTGCAGCTCGGATTGGACGATTCCCAGGATGCATCTGGGATTACAGCACGACAGCATGCCAAAAAACCCCACATAATGCACCTTTTTGACTGA